A single region of the Pseudalkalibacillus berkeleyi genome encodes:
- a CDS encoding HU family DNA-binding protein, with translation MNKRDLIQHVAEQTGLPKKHSTTAVNAVIDAITKKLTDGENVQLIGFGSFEVRQRQARTGRNPQTGEVIQIKATRTPAFKPGKQLKEAVRA, from the coding sequence ATGAATAAACGTGATTTAATCCAACACGTCGCAGAACAAACTGGCTTACCAAAAAAGCATTCAACTACAGCTGTCAACGCAGTGATCGATGCCATTACTAAAAAACTAACCGATGGTGAAAACGTACAATTAATTGGTTTTGGTAGTTTTGAAGTCCGCCAACGTCAAGCAAGAACCGGTAGAAATCCTCAAACAGGAGAAGTCATTCAAATTAAAGCAACTCGAACGCCTGCGTTTAAGCCTGGAAAGCAGCTTAAGGAAGCAGTTAGAGCTTAA
- a CDS encoding SDR family NAD(P)-dependent oxidoreductase: MSVFSVDALENRHIIITGASGGIGSETARAIVMMGGKVTLTARDTKKLDMLKQELLEFTPSENIYLHTADLTSELNQRELVEHAEAQLGPIYGLVNCAGIAGGGILENTSKEEIEYIMELNYTAAVMLTKLVYQHMKEHQRGVVVNVSSLSGLRGTYGNTAYAGSKFALIGFTHSFALEAIEHGVRVNSVCPGYVNTQMGIRAIEKRAERNGISFEEQLEMIKNEYPSRKLVEPDEVANTIVYLITDAAPNIIGESVKISGGTVLR, from the coding sequence ATGAGCGTATTTTCAGTTGATGCACTTGAAAACCGTCATATTATTATTACAGGGGCGAGTGGTGGTATTGGAAGTGAAACTGCCCGTGCAATAGTGATGATGGGGGGCAAGGTAACACTTACTGCGAGAGATACGAAAAAACTGGATATGCTTAAACAAGAACTGTTAGAGTTCACTCCTTCTGAGAATATTTATTTGCATACTGCTGACTTAACTAGTGAACTAAATCAGCGTGAATTAGTCGAACACGCTGAAGCACAACTCGGTCCGATTTATGGATTAGTCAATTGTGCCGGCATTGCTGGGGGAGGAATTTTAGAAAATACTTCAAAAGAAGAAATAGAGTATATTATGGAATTGAATTATACAGCTGCAGTCATGCTCACGAAACTAGTGTACCAACATATGAAAGAACACCAAAGAGGTGTTGTTGTAAACGTATCATCTTTATCTGGTCTAAGAGGAACTTATGGAAATACTGCTTATGCCGGCTCTAAATTTGCTTTGATTGGTTTTACTCATTCATTCGCTCTAGAAGCGATCGAACATGGTGTAAGAGTAAATTCAGTTTGCCCTGGATATGTGAATACACAGATGGGAATTAGAGCCATCGAAAAGAGAGCAGAAAGAAATGGAATTTCATTTGAAGAACAACTAGAAATGATTAAGAACGAGTATCCCTCTAGAAAATTAGTTGAGCCTGATGAGGTTGCCAATACGATCGTCTATCTCATAACAGATGCTGCACCTAATATTATAGGAGAATCTGTTAAAATTTCAGGAGGTACTGTACTCAGGTAA
- a CDS encoding NAD(P)H-dependent flavin oxidoreductase, translated as MYTQVCELLQIKHPIIQAGMAGGITTPQLVAAVSNAGGLGTIGAGYLTPNETRKVIREVRDLTDHPFAVNLFRVEKAYGDSRTVKVKKALSNVYNELGIHMTADEPVVEDYYEEQFNVLLDEEVPVISTTFGVPTHNQVIAAQQKKLKVMTMVTTVEEAIQAELAGVDAIIAQGGEAGGHRGTFKAEQGAASIGTFALVPQIVDRVKIPVIASGGIMDGRGLIAALALGAGGIQLGTRFLNSIESGANPLYKKALLESNEESTVITTAFSGRPARAIRNAFIDLFDSNSNFISPLRYPIQNLVTKEIRKAAKQQGKSEYMSLWAGQGNRLIKEGQSAGQILAEILLEASQIKHSL; from the coding sequence ATGTACACACAAGTATGTGAACTTTTACAGATTAAACATCCCATTATACAAGCTGGTATGGCTGGAGGAATTACAACACCCCAACTAGTTGCTGCGGTATCTAATGCAGGTGGTCTTGGCACAATTGGAGCTGGATATTTGACACCTAATGAGACTCGGAAAGTGATTAGAGAAGTTCGTGACTTAACCGATCATCCTTTTGCAGTGAACCTATTTCGGGTTGAGAAGGCTTACGGGGATAGCCGTACGGTGAAAGTCAAAAAGGCGCTTTCAAACGTTTACAATGAGTTAGGTATTCATATGACCGCTGATGAGCCAGTTGTGGAAGATTATTATGAGGAACAATTTAACGTTCTCCTTGATGAAGAGGTGCCAGTTATATCTACAACGTTCGGCGTTCCAACACACAATCAAGTTATCGCAGCTCAACAAAAAAAATTGAAAGTCATGACGATGGTGACCACAGTTGAAGAAGCCATTCAGGCAGAATTAGCTGGAGTCGATGCAATTATTGCGCAAGGGGGTGAAGCGGGAGGACACCGAGGCACATTTAAAGCTGAGCAAGGTGCTGCATCAATCGGTACATTTGCACTGGTACCTCAGATTGTCGACCGTGTTAAGATCCCAGTCATTGCATCGGGAGGGATTATGGATGGAAGAGGTTTAATTGCTGCTCTTGCATTAGGTGCAGGAGGCATTCAACTTGGCACACGATTTCTAAATAGTATAGAAAGTGGAGCAAATCCTCTATACAAAAAAGCCTTACTGGAATCAAATGAAGAGAGTACAGTGATTACAACTGCATTTTCTGGAAGACCTGCGCGTGCAATTCGAAACGCATTCATTGATTTATTTGACTCTAACTCTAACTTTATTAGTCCATTGCGTTATCCAATACAGAACTTGGTAACTAAAGAAATTAGAAAAGCAGCTAAGCAACAAGGGAAATCAGAATATATGTCTCTTTGGGCAGGACAAGGAAATCGCTTAATAAAAGAAGGTCAATCAGCAGGACAAATTTTAGCAGAGATTTTATTAGAAGCATCTCAAATTAAACATAGTCTCTAG
- the fdhD gene encoding formate dehydrogenase accessory sulfurtransferase FdhD, with protein MDQRITTQRVIYSYTDGELKKKEDTIVTEFPLTIVLNGNEFATMVCTPTYLKEMVMGFLASEGVIRFVKRDIHSITIDENKGFAYVETTTKITPTIQEHTKRFIGSCCGKSRQSFYFQNDVKTAKSSMTVQTVSFSQCIDLMKQLQSSSGTFQATGGVHNAAICTPNKMIISRTDIGRHNALDKLYGHCLINEIKVQDKVLVFSGRISSEILLKASKIGVGILLSKSAPTELALQAAEELNITTAGFIRGNRVNVYTHPERITL; from the coding sequence ATGGATCAACGCATTACAACTCAAAGAGTAATCTACTCATATACAGATGGTGAGTTAAAGAAAAAAGAAGATACGATTGTTACTGAGTTCCCGTTAACGATCGTACTGAATGGAAATGAATTTGCGACCATGGTTTGTACACCTACTTATCTTAAGGAAATGGTCATGGGATTCTTAGCCTCAGAAGGCGTGATCAGGTTCGTCAAAAGGGATATCCACTCTATAACGATAGATGAAAATAAAGGATTCGCGTACGTAGAGACAACAACTAAGATCACCCCTACCATTCAAGAACATACAAAACGATTCATAGGTTCATGTTGTGGGAAAAGCAGACAATCTTTCTATTTTCAAAATGATGTCAAAACGGCTAAATCATCCATGACGGTGCAAACCGTTTCCTTTTCTCAATGCATAGATTTGATGAAGCAACTGCAGTCCTCAAGTGGCACCTTCCAGGCAACTGGAGGCGTTCATAACGCGGCTATTTGCACCCCTAATAAAATGATCATCTCAAGAACAGATATTGGTCGACATAATGCATTAGATAAACTTTATGGACACTGCTTAATAAATGAGATTAAAGTTCAGGATAAGGTGCTTGTTTTCAGCGGGAGAATTTCTTCTGAAATTTTACTCAAAGCATCAAAAATTGGTGTAGGGATACTCCTATCTAAATCTGCACCGACTGAGCTCGCCTTGCAAGCAGCTGAGGAATTAAATATAACCACAGCAGGATTCATACGTGGTAACAGAGTTAATGTCTATACTCACCCTGAACGTATAACGTTGTAA
- the moaA gene encoding GTP 3',8-cyclase MoaA encodes MNVLDQLQRPLRDLRISVTDRCNFRCHYCMPPEVFGPDYEFLKKNMLLSFEEITRLTTLFQKRSGIKKVRITGGEPLMRRDLPILIAQLSSIEGIEDIAMTTNGSLLPKYADQLKEAGLDRVTISLDTLDDERFKKINGRNVSVDTVLKGIEAAKSAGLGIKMNMVVQKGINDQDIIPMAEYFKDQGHILRFIEYMDVGNSNGWKMDDVFSKQEIINRVNEVIPIEPVEPNYEGEVATRYRYKGSEGEIGIISSVTDAFCSSCNRARLSAEGKLYTCLFSSKGHDLRGPLRNGKNDEEMMQLIRDIWTKRSDRYSEERTSQTKRDSKVEMSHIGG; translated from the coding sequence TTGAACGTATTAGACCAACTGCAACGACCTTTACGAGATTTAAGAATATCAGTTACAGATCGGTGTAATTTCAGATGTCATTACTGTATGCCACCAGAGGTTTTCGGACCTGATTATGAGTTTCTAAAGAAAAATATGTTGTTAAGCTTTGAAGAGATTACAAGATTAACAACGTTATTTCAGAAAAGATCAGGAATAAAGAAAGTTCGGATTACAGGTGGAGAACCTTTGATGAGAAGAGATCTTCCCATTTTGATTGCACAGCTTTCGTCTATTGAAGGAATAGAAGATATTGCGATGACAACGAACGGTTCCTTATTACCTAAATACGCTGATCAACTGAAGGAAGCTGGATTAGACCGGGTCACGATTAGCTTAGATACATTAGATGATGAACGATTTAAGAAAATCAATGGCCGAAATGTTTCTGTAGATACTGTTCTTAAAGGGATCGAAGCAGCAAAATCTGCAGGTTTGGGCATTAAGATGAACATGGTTGTTCAAAAAGGAATCAACGATCAAGACATAATTCCAATGGCTGAATACTTTAAAGATCAAGGACATATCTTAAGATTTATTGAATATATGGATGTTGGCAACTCAAATGGCTGGAAGATGGATGATGTATTCTCCAAACAAGAAATCATTAATCGAGTGAACGAGGTTATACCGATAGAGCCTGTGGAACCAAATTATGAAGGGGAAGTTGCCACTCGCTATCGTTATAAAGGCTCTGAGGGTGAAATTGGAATTATCTCTTCGGTTACTGATGCGTTTTGCTCTTCGTGTAATCGTGCTAGACTTTCTGCAGAGGGGAAGCTCTACACATGTCTTTTCTCTTCAAAAGGCCATGACCTCAGAGGACCTTTACGAAACGGGAAAAATGACGAAGAAATGATGCAACTCATACGTGATATATGGACAAAACGTTCAGATCGCTACTCTGAAGAACGCACTTCACAGACGAAACGGGATTCTAAAGTAGAGATGTCACACATCGGCGGGTAA
- a CDS encoding DUF4383 domain-containing protein — MAKKFVKVLGIIFLVLGVVGFFIPFEGIFHLTPMHNIVHLLSGAIALMVSGSESKSAAYAKIFGIVYLLVAILGLFTHEFAGIIFLMADNILHFIIAFASIYVGFASSTASAKASANVSQ, encoded by the coding sequence ATGGCTAAAAAGTTTGTTAAAGTATTAGGTATTATTTTTCTTGTATTAGGAGTAGTTGGATTCTTTATTCCATTTGAAGGTATTTTCCACTTAACACCGATGCATAACATTGTGCATCTGTTGTCTGGAGCAATTGCATTGATGGTGAGTGGTAGTGAGTCCAAGAGTGCAGCATATGCAAAAATATTTGGTATCGTTTATTTACTTGTAGCTATTCTTGGATTGTTTACACATGAATTTGCGGGTATTATTTTCTTGATGGCTGATAATATTTTGCATTTCATTATTGCATTTGCATCGATCTATGTTGGGTTTGCTTCTTCAACTGCAAGTGCAAAAGCATCCGCAAATGTTTCTCAATAG
- a CDS encoding STAS domain-containing protein: protein MIEDLTANEETKDMTVTKNLGGGSLIGVPIYYGNGENFGTLCGMDLRPHHFTEDHIDLFKAMANLLGNVLDLESANNKIQTLSVPFVPISDEVAILPIIGDVDEERTDRIMEITLSESVNHNLEYLILDLSGLISIDSNSTVNLLKIGNSLSLLGVKSILTGIRPELALRAIRENSDFENLTVKANLKQALSSIGYSIVKS from the coding sequence ATTATAGAAGATTTAACCGCAAATGAAGAAACGAAAGATATGACGGTTACAAAGAACCTCGGTGGCGGATCGTTAATAGGAGTACCGATTTATTACGGGAATGGAGAGAACTTCGGTACACTATGCGGAATGGATTTACGCCCGCATCACTTTACCGAAGACCATATTGATCTTTTTAAAGCGATGGCGAATCTCCTCGGAAATGTGCTTGATCTAGAAAGTGCAAATAACAAAATTCAGACCCTTTCCGTTCCGTTTGTACCGATCTCTGATGAGGTTGCAATTTTACCGATTATTGGTGACGTTGATGAAGAACGAACTGACCGGATCATGGAAATTACCTTATCTGAAAGCGTCAATCACAACTTGGAATATCTGATCCTAGACTTATCAGGACTAATTAGTATTGATTCAAATAGTACGGTGAATTTATTGAAAATCGGAAACTCTCTTAGTCTGTTAGGTGTCAAATCCATTCTTACTGGTATAAGACCTGAACTTGCATTAAGAGCGATTAGAGAGAACAGTGATTTTGAAAATTTAACGGTAAAAGCCAATTTAAAACAAGCACTCAGTTCAATTGGATACAGTATTGTTAAAAGCTAG
- a CDS encoding DUF4179 domain-containing protein, protein MENKHIQTPERIDEYIKSGIQKGKRHKKIRSRAIVSTMSSIALIFLLVTSIKVSPAFANTLKSIPGIESIIEMIEGDKGLEDAVVNDFIHEVNVSQTHEGIKVSVDRIIVDESRMILFYSIEASNQYTFLRLHSPDLLNEDGEELHDISYSYNDPSENVNFAKGEKMEGKIVINLTENAVVPNTLILNTRLEETDSATSTTGTQLGVDWNLKIPIDKEWFKNTKETIPIHKEISIEGQKVQFEKMVIHPTRIGLYVKLDQSNTKQLFHFDDLKLVDEKGEHWLPIDNGVTRTGGENDYVLYFQSNYFRKPAELYLSGSSVRAIPKGERTIVIDVRNEKLVKAPRDNRITLDGVTKLEDNVQLDFSVKYEQIDKHAHYELFRHTPVNMEVNGQEMVSSDDSLVRYHHYSIQNPTNQKEVILKLIDYPNRITEPFKIKIK, encoded by the coding sequence ATGGAAAATAAACATATTCAAACACCTGAAAGAATAGACGAGTACATAAAAAGTGGCATTCAAAAGGGGAAGCGCCATAAGAAAATAAGAAGTCGAGCGATCGTAAGCACAATGAGTAGCATTGCCTTAATCTTTTTGTTGGTAACGAGTATTAAGGTTTCACCTGCTTTTGCGAACACTTTAAAGTCGATACCTGGGATCGAGTCCATAATAGAAATGATTGAAGGAGACAAGGGGTTAGAAGATGCAGTTGTGAATGATTTCATACATGAAGTGAATGTTAGTCAAACGCATGAAGGGATTAAAGTTTCAGTAGATCGAATCATTGTAGATGAGTCAAGAATGATTCTCTTTTACTCAATTGAAGCATCCAATCAGTACACCTTTTTGCGACTGCATTCACCTGATCTCTTAAATGAAGATGGGGAAGAATTACATGACATCAGTTATAGCTATAATGATCCTAGCGAAAATGTTAATTTTGCTAAGGGTGAGAAAATGGAAGGTAAAATAGTTATCAATCTCACCGAAAATGCTGTAGTGCCAAATACACTTATCTTGAACACTCGTTTGGAGGAGACGGATTCTGCGACATCAACAACTGGTACACAACTCGGTGTGGATTGGAATTTAAAAATCCCTATTGATAAAGAATGGTTCAAAAATACGAAAGAAACGATTCCGATCCATAAGGAAATCAGTATAGAAGGCCAAAAAGTTCAATTTGAAAAAATGGTGATCCATCCAACAAGAATCGGACTCTACGTAAAATTGGATCAATCGAATACAAAACAGTTATTTCATTTTGATGATTTGAAGTTAGTAGATGAGAAGGGCGAACATTGGTTACCCATAGACAACGGTGTCACGAGAACCGGTGGAGAAAATGATTATGTGCTCTATTTTCAAAGCAATTATTTCAGAAAGCCGGCAGAATTGTATTTGTCAGGTAGCTCAGTACGTGCAATCCCAAAAGGTGAGCGTACAATCGTCATAGATGTAAGAAATGAAAAACTTGTAAAGGCCCCAAGAGACAACCGGATTACTTTGGACGGGGTCACAAAACTAGAGGATAATGTCCAACTTGATTTTTCCGTAAAATATGAGCAAATAGACAAACATGCACATTATGAACTATTTAGACATACTCCTGTAAACATGGAGGTAAATGGGCAAGAGATGGTGTCCTCTGATGATTCCTTAGTCCGGTATCACCATTATTCAATTCAAAATCCAACCAACCAAAAGGAAGTCATACTTAAATTAATTGATTATCCAAATCGGATAACAGAACCGTTTAAGATTAAAATCAAATAA